A single region of the Silene latifolia isolate original U9 population chromosome 8, ASM4854445v1, whole genome shotgun sequence genome encodes:
- the LOC141596713 gene encoding RING-H2 finger protein ATL64-like, producing MIGNVNLVTTIIGFGMSSTFILFVCTRLICGRTRVADPRRTTFDPEPEIDIEQPGHRTDALEPIVVAAIPTMKFHRDAFGSDDDAQCSICLGDYEEKEILRLMPKCGHSFHLSCIDLWLMKQSTCPVCRLSVHESLDLNHTRSVSISDPLSNIPHAHIPTTHSTGNRNAGNQPDDHSTSQNPGFS from the exons ATGATTGGAAATGTAAATTTGGTTACAACAATCATAGGTTTTGGGATGAGTTCCACTTTCATACTGTTTGTATGTACAAGGCTTATCTGTGGGAGAACCAGGGTGGCAGATCCAAGGAGGACTACTTTTGACCCGGAACCCGAAATCGACATTGAGCAG CCAGGACACAGGACTGATGCTCTTGAACCAATCGTGGTTGCTGCGATTCCCACAATGAAATTTCACCGAGATGCTTTTGGTTCAGACGATGATGCGCA GTGTTCAATTTGCTTAGGAGATTACGAAGAAAAAGAAATACTAAGACTGATGCCGAAATGTGGTCACAGTTTTCACCTATCCTGCATTGATCTGTGGCTAATGAAGCAATCTACCTGTCCAGTTTGCCGTCTATCGGTACATGAATCTCTCGACCTAAACCACACCAGGTCGGTCTCAATAAGTGATCCGCTTTCTAACATTCCTCATGCTCATATTCCTACGACACATTCAACAGGAAATCGAAATGCAGGTAACCAACCCGATGACCACTCAACATCCCAGAACCCAGGTTTCAGCTGA